A window of the Alnus glutinosa chromosome 4, dhAlnGlut1.1, whole genome shotgun sequence genome harbors these coding sequences:
- the LOC133865453 gene encoding uncharacterized protein LOC133865453, giving the protein MMKLGSQENDFSLEQSLDGSFRNFISGYSHNDIDLSPGQSLDGSFRKSNSVISAHSISGISASSKFVPTSKRVFKGLKDYGRKLVNLKLFTESLEDWVLENSCADSANDEQFFNCPFLIDELCKLDLALEGVLFQQLFRMPCSPSVTDDLKEEEYLALEDFLHVVANGLWRTFWHKSGPLPFFVSCPRHPGSKFYTVEKAISRGRLRELSGLALLSKTGSDLQVRWDQVVEFVLFKSDILSGNELKLSAHTISEALFYGFHILVSRSLSKISTINSDSVFLLVLDSKYGAVVKFGGDLGKLDLNSSNPYQAVAEWIKSHAEVSVSSVDRIWNKLGNANWGDLGTLQVLLATFYSIVQWNGPPRKSIASLASDHSLRLQKRWIECRLRESETAIVPFQQYTHQHGEIVEIDQNDNSFLKKQALRLELKKGEILLLDDQRQGQKSFQIQDSMVGGNSFLYSAVSLDYPTELLSLYVGAHPSRLEPSWEDMSLWYQVQRQTKVLNILKQQGISSKYLPDIMASGRILHSGSCTKQSPGGRCDHPWCGTPILVTSPVGEPLSSVVAREGSFSSEEAIRCCRDCLAALRSAAMASVQHGDICPENIIRVVDMQGPRNRFFYVPISWGRAVLEDRDSPAINLQFSSSNALQHGKLCPASDAESLVYLLFFICGGSIEQQDSIESALQWRERSWAKRFIQQQLGEVSALLKAFADYVDSLSGTPYPVDYDIWLKRLNRAVDGSDDRGKMIEEVAITLRLEDVAESSGTSGGGP; this is encoded by the exons ATGATGAAATTAG GTTCTCAAGAAAACGACTTCTCCCTGGAGCAAAGTTTGGACGGAAGTTTCAGGAATTTCATATCTG GTTATTCTCACAATGATATCGATCTATCTCCGGGGCAAAGCTTGGATGGAAGTTTCCGGAAGTCTAACTCTG TTATCTCTGCTCATAGCATCTCCGGCATTTCAGCTTCAAgcaagtttgttcctacttccAAAAGAGTGTTTAAAGGGCTAAAGGACTATGGAAGGAAACTCGTTAACCTAAAACTTTTCACAGAGAGTCTTGAGGATTGGGTTCTTGAGAATTCATGTGCAGATTCAGCCAATGATGAGCAGTTTTTCAATTGTCCCTTTCTGATTGATGAACTGTGCAAGCTTGATTTAGCATTGGAGGGGGTTTTATTTCAGCAGTTGTTCCGCATGCCATGCTCACCTTCTGTAACAGATGATCTTAAAGAAGAGGAGTATCTTGCACTAGAAGACTTCCTTCATGTTGTCGCCAATGGCTTGTGGCGTACTTTTTGGCATAAAAGTGGACCATTGCCGTTCTTTGTATCTTGTCCACGTCATCCTGGATCTAAGTTTTATACTGTAGAAAAGGCAATATCAAGGGGAAGGCTTCGAGAGCTAAGCGGTTTAGCTTTATTGTCGAAAACTGGTAGTGATTTGCAAGTTCGCTGGGATCAAGTGGTGGAGTTTGTGTTATTTAAGTCAGATATACTGTCAGGAAATGAGTTGAAATTATCTGCTCACACCATTTCTGAAGCCCTATTTTATGGTTTTCATATACTTGTTTCTAGGAGTTTGAGCAAGATCAGTACTATTAACAGTGATTCTGTTTTCCTTCTGGTTCTGGATTCTAAATATGGAGCTGTGGTAAAATTTGGTGGTGATCTTGGCAAACTTGATTTAAACTCATCTAACCCATACCAGGCTGTGGCTGAATGGATAAAATCTCATGCTGAAGTTAGTGTTTCCTCAGTGGATCGGATATGGAACAAACTGGGAAATGCCAATTGGGGAGACCTGGGGACCCTGCAAGTGCTTTTGGCAACTTTTTACTCCATAGTCCAGTGGAATGGACCACCAAGAAAGTCGATAGCCTCATTAGCCTCAGATCATAGCCTCCGTCTTCAAAAACGTTGGATAGAGTGTCGCCTTAGGGAGAGTGAAACTGCAATTGTTCCCTTCCAACAGTATACCCACCAACATGGAGAGATTGTTGAAATTGACCAGAATGATAATTCTTTTCTGAAAAAGCAGGCATTGCGTTTGGAGCTTAAGAAGGGTGAGATATTGCTCTTGGATGATCAACGGCAGGGGCAGAAAAGTTTCCAAATACAGGATTCTATGGTAGGAGGGAACTCTTTTCTCTACAGTGCTGTTTCTCTTGATTATCCCACAGAGTTGTTGTCCTTATATGTAGGTGCCCATCCATCCAGACTCGAGCCATCTTGGGAGGATATGAGTCTGTGGTACCAAGTACAGAGGCAAACAAAAGTACTAAATATTTTGAAGCAGCAGGGAATTTCAAGCAAATATTTGCCTGATATAATGGCCTCTGGCCGCATTTTGCATTCTGGTTCCTGTACGAAGCAGAGCCCAGGAGGGCGATGTGATCATCCATGGTGTGGGACTCCAATACTTGTGACATCTCCAGTTGGGGAGCCACTTTCATCTGTTGTTGCTCGGGAAGGCTCGTTCTCCTCTGAGGAAGCAATCCGCTGCTGCCGAGACTGCCTAGCTGCTCTCAGAAGTGCAGCTATGGCCAGTGTCCAGCATGGTGATATTTGTCCAGAAAACATAATACGTGTTGTTGACATGCAAGGTCCAAGAAACAGATTTTTTTATGTCCCGATATCATGGGGACGTGCAGTTTTGGAGGACAGGGACAGCCCAGCTATAAATCTGCAGTTCTCATCGTCTAATGCGCTTCAGCATGGGAAACTTTGTCCAGCATCTGATGCTGAAAGCCTTGTTTACctcctcttttttatttgtggGGGAAGTATAGAGCAACAGGATTCCATTGAATCTGCTTTGCAATGGAGGGAGAGAAGCTGGGCAAAGCGTTTCATTCAACAGCAGCTTGGTGAGGTTTCAGCTCTCTTAAAGGCATTTGCGGATTATGTGGATAGTCTTTCCGGAACCCCATATCCAGTTGACTATGATATATGGTTGAAAAGATTGAATAGAGCTGTGGATGGCTCGGATGATAGAGGTAAAATGATTGAAGAAGTAGCCATAACTTTGAGATTAGAGGATGTTGCCGAGTCTTCAGGAACCTCTGGAGGTGGTCCTTGA